A single genomic interval of Chitinophaga sp. 180180018-3 harbors:
- a CDS encoding phage tail protein, translating to MPAKGTYPLPKFHFLVEWGKDVRLGFTEVSGLDFETEVIEYREGNSKKYNKSKQPGLTKYANITLKRGTFEGDYDYYKAWRETYFFQEGNKAGSKYRRDVTIKLLNENHDPVITWKVLNAWPIKVTSTDLKADANEVAIETMELAHEGLEIMNVD from the coding sequence ATGCCTGCAAAAGGAACATACCCGTTACCCAAATTTCATTTCCTGGTAGAATGGGGAAAAGATGTACGCCTGGGATTCACAGAAGTATCTGGTCTCGATTTCGAAACAGAAGTGATAGAATACCGGGAAGGTAACAGCAAGAAATACAACAAAAGCAAACAACCCGGCCTCACCAAGTACGCCAACATCACCCTGAAGAGGGGCACTTTCGAAGGCGACTATGATTACTACAAAGCCTGGCGCGAAACCTATTTTTTCCAGGAAGGCAACAAAGCCGGCAGCAAGTACCGCCGCGATGTAACCATCAAGTTGCTGAATGAAAACCACGACCCGGTGATTACCTGGAAAGTGTTGAACGCCTGGCCCATTAAGGTGACCTCTACTGATCTGAAAGCAGATGCTAACGAGGTGGCCATTGAAACCATGGAGCTGGCACATGAAGGATTGGAGATCATGAATGTAGACTAA
- a CDS encoding phage tail protein — protein MAQVATKPDNFYQAVGFHFSVTFFGLPKSGSQSGDQGSDLDIRFQSVSGLEASIDTEQVKEGGENRFEHVIPVRRRYSPLVLKRGLLKPADSSLSAWCRTALEDQKVKPLQLVKVALLDEEHNILMYWNLSWVWPRSWKLGELNAERSEVLIETLELNYNRFEFKNS, from the coding sequence ATGGCACAGGTAGCAACAAAACCCGATAACTTTTATCAGGCCGTAGGCTTTCATTTCTCGGTCACCTTTTTTGGCCTGCCCAAGAGCGGCAGCCAGTCGGGTGATCAGGGTAGCGACCTGGACATCCGCTTTCAAAGCGTGAGCGGGTTGGAAGCCAGCATCGATACGGAACAGGTGAAGGAGGGCGGAGAGAACCGGTTCGAGCATGTAATCCCGGTACGGCGCAGGTATTCACCCCTGGTGCTGAAGCGGGGCCTGCTGAAGCCTGCCGACTCTTCACTGTCGGCCTGGTGCCGTACCGCATTGGAAGACCAAAAGGTAAAGCCATTACAATTGGTAAAAGTGGCACTGCTGGATGAGGAGCACAACATACTCATGTACTGGAACCTGTCGTGGGTATGGCCTCGTAGCTGGAAACTGGGTGAGTTGAACGCCGAGCGCAGCGAAGTGCTCATAGAAACACTGGAGCTGAACTACAATCGTTTTGAATTCAAAAATAGTTAA
- a CDS encoding DUF5908 family protein: MPIEIRELVIKAEVSPDNTAAGNSSAGNGNSTPQEALIELCVEKVLQVLKEKNER; this comes from the coding sequence ATGCCCATAGAGATCAGGGAACTGGTGATCAAAGCTGAGGTAAGCCCGGATAATACGGCTGCCGGAAATAGCAGCGCCGGAAATGGGAATAGCACTCCCCAGGAGGCGCTGATAGAGCTATGCGTGGAAAAAGTATTACAGGTACTGAAAGAAAAAAATGAGCGATGA
- the vgrG gene encoding type VI secretion system tip protein VgrG, whose protein sequence is MNQTAIPNTSTHDVASFDILVNGTQQLNPVYEVLSLTLTQVVNKLPIAKIVLRDGSAADQDFPVSNADALAPGTQLSIKIGRDGNNALLFKGIVIHQGIKFRQDGNPVLTVECRDEAVKMAIGRHSKYYEQVKDSEVIEQLIRNHGLSSDVEVTSLQHKEMVQHHCSDWDFLLLRAEVNGKLVIVNQGKVQVKSPDTAATAALQLQYGSSLLELEAEMDARYQWNAVQATAWNYTSQQLYQAETSSVPYTEQGNLSSSTLAGVIGLSKYELQHSGRRSEEELQEWVKAAMLKSRLAKIRGRARFLGFSGILPGNVVTLQGMGNRYNGNAFVTGVRHEIANGSWDTHLQFGLEPDWISATCENIADVPAAGLQSGVHGLQIGVVVQLQDDPDGEHRIRVKIPVISNDARGIWVRMASLDAGNNRGAFFRPEIGDEVIVGFINEDPRDAIVLGMLNSSAKPAPITAQDANDEKGFVTRSGMRIHFNDNTKTIIIDTPQGNSITIDEASASIKLKDQNDNKITMDSSGIKVESPMDIELKAGANLKLSAAASLSIGGASISASADGMMELKGSLAKLSAQGITEITGSLVKIN, encoded by the coding sequence ATGAACCAGACAGCCATACCCAACACATCCACCCATGATGTAGCCTCTTTTGATATACTGGTAAACGGCACCCAGCAGCTGAATCCGGTATATGAAGTGCTTTCGCTGACGCTTACACAAGTGGTGAATAAGCTACCAATTGCCAAGATTGTGTTGCGCGACGGTTCTGCAGCTGATCAGGATTTTCCCGTAAGCAATGCGGATGCGCTGGCACCCGGCACGCAGTTAAGCATCAAGATTGGGAGAGATGGTAACAATGCCTTGTTGTTCAAAGGTATCGTGATACATCAGGGTATTAAATTCCGGCAGGATGGTAACCCGGTGCTGACAGTAGAATGCCGCGACGAGGCCGTGAAAATGGCCATAGGCCGGCATAGCAAGTACTATGAACAGGTGAAAGACAGCGAGGTGATAGAACAGCTGATCCGTAACCATGGCCTCAGCAGCGATGTAGAAGTAACCAGTCTGCAGCATAAGGAGATGGTACAGCACCATTGCAGCGATTGGGATTTCCTGTTATTGCGCGCAGAGGTGAATGGTAAGCTGGTAATCGTAAACCAGGGAAAGGTACAGGTGAAATCGCCGGATACCGCCGCCACTGCTGCTTTGCAGCTGCAATACGGTTCTTCCCTGTTGGAACTGGAAGCGGAGATGGATGCACGCTATCAATGGAATGCCGTACAGGCCACCGCCTGGAACTATACCAGCCAGCAGTTGTATCAGGCCGAAACTTCTTCTGTGCCGTATACGGAGCAGGGTAACCTTAGCAGCAGCACGCTCGCTGGCGTGATAGGGCTTAGCAAATACGAACTGCAACACAGCGGCCGCCGCTCTGAAGAAGAGCTGCAGGAGTGGGTAAAAGCGGCTATGCTGAAAAGCCGGCTGGCCAAGATCCGCGGCAGGGCGCGTTTCTTAGGGTTCTCCGGTATATTGCCCGGCAACGTTGTGACTTTACAGGGCATGGGTAACCGCTATAATGGCAACGCATTTGTAACCGGGGTACGGCACGAGATCGCCAACGGCAGTTGGGATACGCACTTGCAGTTTGGCCTGGAGCCCGACTGGATCTCCGCTACCTGTGAGAACATTGCAGATGTGCCCGCAGCCGGCCTCCAAAGCGGTGTACATGGCCTGCAAATAGGCGTGGTGGTACAGTTACAGGATGATCCCGATGGAGAACACCGTATACGGGTGAAGATACCGGTGATTAGCAACGATGCCCGCGGCATTTGGGTACGTATGGCCAGTTTGGATGCAGGCAACAATCGCGGCGCCTTCTTCCGGCCGGAGATAGGTGATGAGGTGATTGTAGGCTTCATTAACGAAGACCCCCGTGACGCCATTGTATTGGGCATGCTCAACAGCAGCGCCAAACCGGCGCCCATCACTGCTCAGGATGCGAATGATGAAAAAGGCTTTGTGACCCGCAGTGGTATGCGTATTCACTTCAACGACAATACGAAAACTATTATCATTGATACGCCACAGGGCAATAGCATCACCATTGATGAAGCTTCTGCCAGCATCAAATTAAAGGATCAGAACGATAATAAAATCACGATGGATAGCAGTGGCATTAAGGTGGAAAGCCCTATGGACATTGAGTTGAAGGCAGGCGCCAACCTGAAACTGTCGGCCGCCGCTTCTTTATCTATCGGTGGCGCCAGCATTTCAGCGAGTGCCGATGGCATGATGGAGCTAAAAGGTTCGCTGGCCAAGCTATCCGCACAAGGGATCACGGAGATTACGGGTTCCCTGGTGAAGATCAACTAG
- a CDS encoding PAAR domain-containing protein — MPPAARISDFHTCPLFNGPVPHVGGPVVGPGVPTVLIGGMPAAVVGDICTCAGPPDTVVKGSVTVLIGGRPAARLGDLTAHGGVIVMGAPNVEIGG; from the coding sequence ATGCCTCCCGCAGCACGTATCAGCGATTTTCATACCTGTCCCCTGTTCAATGGGCCCGTACCTCATGTAGGCGGCCCGGTGGTAGGGCCTGGGGTGCCTACTGTACTGATCGGCGGTATGCCGGCTGCAGTGGTAGGCGATATCTGTACCTGTGCAGGCCCTCCGGATACAGTAGTAAAAGGCTCTGTAACGGTGCTCATAGGCGGCCGCCCCGCTGCGCGCCTGGGCGACCTGACCGCGCATGGTGGTGTAATTGTGATGGGGGCGCCTAATGTAGAAATAGGCGGTTAA
- a CDS encoding GPW/gp25 family protein, with the protein MSQNDPHSFLGTGWKFPPAFDLQSRTVALVSNEEDIKESLNILLSTSLGERVMQPRYGCDLQDYIFEPLNAAMIGFLRDLVTNAILFYEPRIVTNAIDVVPMDSSDLIEGRFTISVDYTISATNSRYNYVYDFYLLEAATKP; encoded by the coding sequence ATGTCGCAAAATGATCCGCATTCATTCCTGGGAACAGGCTGGAAATTTCCCCCGGCTTTCGACTTACAAAGTCGCACCGTAGCACTGGTGAGCAATGAGGAGGATATTAAAGAAAGCCTGAACATACTTCTTTCTACCAGCCTCGGAGAAAGGGTGATGCAGCCGAGATACGGATGCGACCTGCAGGACTATATCTTCGAGCCGCTCAATGCCGCCATGATAGGGTTTCTGCGCGACCTGGTCACCAATGCCATCCTCTTTTATGAGCCCCGTATTGTGACCAACGCCATAGATGTAGTACCCATGGATTCATCCGACCTGATAGAAGGCCGGTTCACCATATCTGTGGATTATACCATTTCCGCGACCAACTCCAGGTACAACTACGTGTACGATTTCTATTTGTTGGAAGCGGCTACTAAACCATGA